The following are from one region of the Staphylococcus argenteus genome:
- a CDS encoding bifunctional folylpolyglutamate synthase/dihydrofolate synthase yields MNYLESLYWIHERTKFGIKPGVKRMEWMLAQLNNPQNNIKGIHVGGTNGKGSTVAYLRSALVENGYEVGTFTSPFIETFNERISLNGAPISNDDIVELVSRVKPISEKMELETDLGVATEFEIITAMMFLYFGEIHPVDFVIVEAGLGIKNDSTNVFTPILSILTSIGLDHTDILGNSYLDIAKDKGAIIKPNIPVIYAVKNEDALKYVRERAIEQHAKPIELDREIVVVSQNDEFTYRYKEYELETIILSMLGEHQKQNAALAITALIELNEQGLIQLDFNKMIDGIETVRWTGRIEQVHDKPLIILDGAHNSESIDALINTIQNYHHKDKVDILFSAINGKPINEMVKHLNLIAKTFYATEFDFPKALRKEEIVGSVEGDHIQLVDDYVEFIKNYQGEALVITGSLYFISEVKSKIDFGAF; encoded by the coding sequence ATGAATTACCTAGAGAGCTTGTATTGGATACATGAAAGAACTAAATTTGGCATTAAACCTGGTGTTAAACGTATGGAATGGATGCTAGCACAACTTAATAATCCTCAAAATAATATTAAGGGTATTCATGTAGGTGGAACAAATGGTAAAGGCTCTACAGTTGCTTACCTTAGATCAGCTTTGGTTGAAAATGGTTATGAAGTAGGAACTTTCACATCACCATTTATTGAAACGTTTAATGAACGAATTAGTTTAAATGGTGCACCTATTTCGAATGATGATATTGTTGAATTAGTATCTCGTGTAAAACCAATTAGTGAAAAAATGGAGCTTGAAACTGATTTGGGAGTCGCAACTGAATTTGAAATTATCACTGCAATGATGTTTTTATATTTTGGTGAAATACATCCTGTTGATTTTGTCATTGTTGAGGCTGGATTAGGTATTAAAAATGATTCTACAAATGTCTTTACACCGATTTTATCAATTTTAACAAGTATTGGATTAGATCATACTGATATTTTAGGGAATAGTTATTTAGATATTGCAAAAGATAAAGGTGCAATAATTAAACCGAATATCCCTGTGATTTACGCAGTCAAAAACGAAGATGCACTTAAATATGTTCGCGAACGTGCTATTGAACAACATGCAAAACCGATTGAGTTAGACCGTGAGATTGTCGTAGTTTCACAAAATGATGAATTTACTTATCGTTATAAGGAATATGAGTTAGAAACAATCATTTTAAGTATGTTAGGAGAACATCAGAAACAAAATGCTGCATTGGCTATTACAGCATTAATAGAATTAAATGAACAAGGTTTAATTCAATTAGATTTCAATAAAATGATTGACGGAATCGAAACAGTTCGATGGACTGGTCGTATTGAACAAGTGCATGATAAGCCGTTAATCATTTTAGATGGTGCCCATAATTCTGAAAGTATAGACGCGTTAATTAATACTATTCAAAATTATCATCACAAAGACAAAGTTGATATTCTATTCTCAGCCATTAATGGTAAACCTATCAATGAAATGGTTAAGCATTTAAATCTTATTGCAAAAACTTTTTATGCAACTGAATTTGATTTTCCAAAGGCATTACGAAAAGAAGAAATTGTAGGTAGTGTAGAAGGAGATCATATACAACTTGTGGATGATTATGTTGAATTTATTAAAAATTATCAAGGTGAGGCACTTGTAATTACTGGAAGTTTATATTTTATTAGTGAAGTTAAATCTAAAATAGATTTTGGAGCATTTTAA
- the hemL gene encoding glutamate-1-semialdehyde 2,1-aminomutase has translation MRYTNSEEAMKVAETLMPGGVNSPVRAFKSVDTPAIFMDHGKGSKIYDIDGNEYIDYVLSWGPLILGHRDPQVISHLHEAIDKGTSFGASTLLENKLAQLVIDRVPSIEKVRMVSSGTEATLDTLRLARGYTGRNKIVKFEGCYHGHSDSLLIKAGSGVATLGLPDSPGVPEGIAKNTITVPYNDLDALKIAIEKFGDDIAGVIVEPVAGNMGVVPPVEGFLQGLRDITNDYGALLIFDEVMTGFRVGYNCAQGYFGVTPDLTCLGKVIGGGLPVGAFGGKKEIMDHIAPLGNIYQAGTLSGNPLAMTSGYETLSQLTPETYDYFNMLGDILEEGLKRVFAKHNVPITVNRAGSMIGYFLNEGPVTNFEQANKSDLKLFAEMYREMAKEGVFLPPSQFEGTFLSTAHTKEDIEKTIQAFDTALSRIVK, from the coding sequence ATGAGATATACGAATTCAGAAGAAGCTATGAAAGTTGCTGAAACGTTAATGCCTGGCGGTGTAAATAGTCCAGTTCGAGCATTTAAATCAGTAGATACACCCGCAATTTTCATGGATCACGGTAAAGGTTCAAAAATATATGATATCGATGGAAATGAGTATATTGATTATGTACTAAGTTGGGGGCCATTAATTTTAGGCCATAGAGATCCACAGGTTATCAGTCATTTACATGAAGCTATCGATAAAGGAACAAGTTTCGGTGCATCGACATTACTTGAAAACAAATTAGCACAACTTGTGATTGATCGTGTACCTTCAATTGAAAAAGTACGTATGGTGTCATCTGGTACGGAGGCGACTTTAGATACATTAAGATTGGCACGTGGTTATACAGGTAGAAATAAAATTGTAAAATTTGAAGGTTGTTACCATGGGCATAGTGATTCACTTTTAATTAAAGCTGGTTCAGGTGTTGCAACTCTAGGATTACCTGATTCTCCAGGTGTTCCAGAAGGCATCGCTAAAAATACAATTACTGTTCCATATAATGATTTAGATGCACTTAAAATTGCTATTGAAAAATTTGGTGATGATATCGCTGGTGTCATAGTTGAGCCAGTAGCAGGTAATATGGGTGTCGTTCCGCCAGTCGAAGGCTTTTTACAAGGTTTAAGAGATATTACGAATGATTATGGTGCTTTATTAATTTTTGATGAAGTAATGACTGGTTTTAGAGTAGGTTATAATTGTGCGCAAGGATACTTTGGTGTTACTCCTGATTTAACTTGTTTAGGAAAAGTTATCGGTGGCGGACTTCCAGTAGGTGCTTTTGGTGGTAAAAAAGAAATCATGGACCACATCGCGCCATTAGGAAATATATATCAAGCTGGTACGTTGTCCGGTAATCCTTTAGCAATGACAAGTGGTTATGAAACATTAAGCCAGTTAACACCTGAAACATATGACTATTTTAATATGTTAGGTGATATTCTTGAAGAAGGATTAAAACGTGTATTTGCTAAACATAATGTGCCAATTACTGTAAATAGAGCTGGTTCAATGATTGGTTATTTCTTAAATGAAGGACCGGTTACTAATTTTGAACAAGCGAATAAAAGTGATTTGAAATTATTCGCAGAAATGTATCGTGAAATGGCAAAAGAAGGAGTATTTTTACCTCCATCTCAATTTGAAGGAACTTTCTTATCTACCGCACATACAAAAGAAGATATCGAAAAGACAATTCAAGCATTTGATACTGCTTTAAGTCGTATTGTAAAATAA
- the radC gene encoding RadC family protein, with product MKIKEMVTSEMPRERLLSHGAKSLSNTELLAILINTGRKGFSSIDISNELLKANSNLNELKKASVNDLIQVKGIGLQKAITLKAAFELGERMGRRSESNRVKITQPSDVADLMMASMKDLSQEHFMILLLNSKNIVIKEACVFKGTLNSSIVHPREIFSIAIRENANAIIAVHNHPSGDVTPSQEDIMTTLRLKECGLILGIDLLDHIIIGDNRFTSLVEAGYFDENE from the coding sequence TTGAAAATTAAAGAAATGGTTACTTCAGAAATGCCTAGAGAACGTTTATTAAGTCATGGTGCGAAAAGTCTTTCGAATACTGAATTATTAGCGATTTTAATTAATACTGGACGAAAAGGGTTTTCTAGTATTGATATTAGTAATGAATTGTTGAAAGCTAATTCGAATTTAAACGAACTAAAAAAAGCATCAGTAAACGATTTGATTCAAGTAAAAGGAATTGGTTTGCAAAAAGCAATTACATTAAAAGCTGCATTTGAATTGGGCGAGCGAATGGGGCGACGTTCAGAAAGTAACAGGGTTAAAATAACACAACCTAGTGATGTTGCCGATCTTATGATGGCTTCGATGAAAGATTTATCGCAAGAACATTTTATGATTTTATTATTGAACTCAAAAAATATTGTTATAAAAGAAGCATGTGTATTTAAAGGGACATTAAATAGTTCTATAGTGCATCCGCGTGAAATTTTTAGTATCGCTATTCGAGAAAATGCGAATGCAATCATTGCAGTTCATAATCATCCATCTGGTGATGTAACACCTTCACAAGAAGATATCATGACGACACTAAGGTTAAAAGAATGTGGCTTGATACTTGGTATTGATTTATTGGATCATATTATTATTGGTGATAATAGATTTACAAGCTTAGTTGAAGCAGGTTATTTTGATGAAAATGAATAA
- a CDS encoding AbrB family transcriptional regulator, with product MAMIYRNNFIVFALSFLISGILYVSHVLLPFMFGPIIGAIICVKIFKLEVKWPFWLSELGIVLLGVQIGTTFTKNVIMDIKDNWLSIIVVSISILLIALVMALIFKKIARINTETAVLSVIPGALTQMLVMAEQDKRANLLVVSLTQTSRIIFVVVLVPFISYFFHDDSAHSAGKIAKILPLSQALNIWQMLIIAIAVFIVYLIMSKLNVPTYQLLAPLIVLIVWNFSTGITFALDHWLLNIAQLIYMIRIGVQIAHLLSDLKGRLAIAITIQNIMLIFGALVMVYIIHFFDNNPINELFLGAAPGGLNQIVLVALATDADVAMITSYHIFRIFFIIFIIAPSINYFLKYRSKKNKD from the coding sequence ATGGCAATGATATATAGAAATAATTTCATTGTATTCGCTTTATCATTTTTAATAAGTGGCATTTTATACGTTTCCCATGTTTTACTGCCATTCATGTTTGGACCAATTATTGGGGCAATCATTTGTGTGAAAATTTTCAAATTGGAAGTTAAATGGCCCTTTTGGTTAAGTGAACTAGGAATCGTGCTACTAGGTGTACAAATAGGTACAACATTTACCAAAAATGTCATAATGGATATTAAAGATAATTGGTTATCTATTATTGTGGTATCAATTTCAATCTTATTAATTGCTTTAGTCATGGCGCTTATCTTTAAAAAGATTGCACGTATTAATACAGAAACAGCTGTACTTAGTGTTATTCCAGGTGCTTTGACACAAATGTTAGTGATGGCAGAACAAGATAAACGTGCTAATTTGTTAGTTGTTAGTCTTACGCAAACATCACGCATTATATTTGTTGTAGTGCTAGTTCCATTTATTTCTTATTTTTTCCATGATGATAGTGCCCATTCTGCAGGTAAAATAGCTAAAATATTGCCTTTATCCCAGGCTTTAAATATTTGGCAGATGCTAATTATAGCTATTGCAGTTTTTATCGTTTATTTAATTATGTCTAAACTTAATGTTCCAACATATCAATTGTTAGCACCACTAATAGTCTTAATAGTTTGGAACTTTAGTACTGGCATTACATTTGCTTTAGATCATTGGCTACTTAATATTGCGCAACTTATCTATATGATTAGAATTGGTGTACAAATTGCACATTTATTATCAGATTTGAAAGGTCGATTAGCTATTGCAATTACGATACAAAATATAATGCTGATTTTTGGTGCTCTTGTTATGGTATATATTATTCATTTCTTCGATAATAATCCAATTAATGAACTATTTCTTGGTGCCGCACCTGGAGGACTTAATCAAATAGTATTAGTTGCATTAGCTACTGATGCAGATGTTGCTATGATTACTAGCTATCATATATTTAGAATCTTTTTCATAATCTTTATCATCGCACCTTCGATAAACTATTTTTTAAAATATCGGTCGAAGAAAAATAAGGATTAG
- a CDS encoding DUF4930 family protein, with translation MRFILSMIKNIIAVIAIIVIVYIALKYAPFLKEQDWNPVNQSPNHTGQVAQPTNDAQHVYVSGEKYSLKENDLIKNVPLSQIKNVFNMIDKQEFMAVSGMNRMAYNDKYVIGQRGDEFILYKFGDESMRVYNTEFEMQQDLNELGQNLQLKPENAYQ, from the coding sequence ATGAGATTTATATTAAGTATGATTAAAAATATTATAGCAGTAATTGCGATTATAGTGATTGTATACATTGCCTTAAAATACGCGCCTTTTTTAAAAGAACAAGATTGGAACCCAGTTAACCAATCACCAAATCATACTGGGCAAGTTGCACAGCCAACAAATGATGCGCAACATGTGTATGTAAGTGGAGAGAAATATTCATTGAAAGAAAATGATTTGATTAAAAATGTACCTTTAAGTCAAATTAAAAATGTATTTAATATGATAGATAAACAAGAATTTATGGCTGTATCGGGTATGAATCGAATGGCGTACAATGATAAATATGTAATTGGTCAAAGAGGGGATGAATTTATACTTTATAAATTTGGAGATGAATCCATGAGAGTTTATAATACAGAATTCGAAATGCAACAAGACTTAAATGAATTAGGGCAAAATTTACAATTAAAACCAGAAAATGCATATCAATAG
- the mreC gene encoding rod shape-determining protein MreC, which yields MLKFFKNNKLIVVLCAIIVFIALIGLSIRSQSQSPPEQYIGDSVSFGQRVVSYPVNFVAGAIGDFFKKGDSKEDKNKISQLESKNQQLEAENNKLKKELDLKDISKYDPISTTVLARNPDQWMNTLVIDKGSKSGITSNMAVMTSQGFVGRVTKVNKFSSQVDLISTNTRAGKLSVNIQHGSKNIFGLIDRYDEKNSELIISDINNRDNISKGDKVVTSGLADQLPSNLYIGEVTKVQNDQYGLAKEVRVKTGADLADLSHVYVAKRDPKTIPDDESRDK from the coding sequence GTGCTTAAGTTTTTTAAAAATAACAAATTAATTGTTGTTTTATGTGCAATCATCGTTTTTATTGCACTTATTGGGCTGTCCATACGATCACAATCTCAATCACCTCCTGAACAATACATAGGTGATTCTGTGTCTTTTGGGCAACGAGTTGTGAGTTATCCAGTTAATTTTGTTGCTGGTGCAATTGGAGACTTTTTTAAAAAGGGCGATTCAAAAGAGGATAAAAATAAAATAAGCCAATTAGAATCTAAAAACCAACAATTAGAAGCGGAAAATAATAAATTGAAAAAAGAGCTTGATTTAAAAGATATTTCAAAATATGATCCGATTTCTACTACAGTATTAGCAAGAAATCCTGATCAATGGATGAATACACTTGTAATTGATAAAGGTTCGAAATCAGGTATTACTTCTAATATGGCCGTAATGACGTCACAAGGGTTTGTTGGAAGAGTAACAAAAGTGAATAAGTTTTCTTCACAAGTAGATTTAATTTCTACTAATACACGTGCTGGTAAATTATCGGTAAATATACAACATGGTTCTAAAAATATTTTTGGTTTGATTGATCGATATGATGAAAAGAACTCTGAGTTAATAATTAGTGATATTAATAACCGAGACAATATTTCTAAAGGGGATAAAGTAGTTACTAGTGGACTTGCAGATCAATTGCCAAGTAATTTGTATATAGGTGAAGTCACGAAGGTACAGAATGATCAATACGGCTTAGCTAAAGAGGTTAGAGTTAAAACTGGTGCAGATTTAGCAGATTTAAGTCATGTTTATGTCGCTAAAAGAGATCCTAAAACAATACCTGACGATGAAAGCAGGGATAAATAA
- a CDS encoding DNA-3-methyladenine glycosylase I produces MNECAFGTKDPVYLNYHDDVWGQPLYDSKELFKLLALESQHAGLSWLTILKKKEAYETAFYDFEPDKVAQMTEKDIDRLMTFPNIVHHRKKLEAIVSQAQGYLQIEQEYGSFSKFLWSYVNGKPKDLQYIHSSERITVDETATQLSKDLKKYGFKFLGPVTVFSFLEAAGLYDAHLKDCPSKPKHN; encoded by the coding sequence ATGAATGAATGCGCATTTGGAACAAAGGATCCAGTTTACTTAAACTATCACGATGATGTATGGGGACAACCTTTATATGATAGTAAAGAGCTGTTTAAACTTTTAGCATTAGAATCACAGCACGCTGGTTTGTCTTGGTTAACCATTTTAAAAAAGAAAGAAGCTTATGAGACTGCTTTTTATGATTTCGAACCAGATAAGGTAGCACAAATGACTGAGAAAGATATCGACAGATTAATGACATTTCCAAATATTGTCCATCACCGTAAAAAACTGGAAGCCATAGTTAGTCAGGCTCAAGGCTACTTACAAATTGAACAAGAATATGGTAGTTTTAGCAAATTTTTATGGTCTTACGTCAATGGTAAGCCTAAAGATTTACAATACATTCATTCATCTGAGCGAATAACAGTTGATGAGACTGCTACACAACTTTCAAAAGATTTGAAAAAATACGGTTTTAAATTTTTGGGTCCTGTAACCGTATTTTCATTTTTAGAAGCAGCGGGACTATACGATGCACATTTAAAAGATTGTCCATCAAAGCCTAAACATAATTAA
- a CDS encoding valine--tRNA ligase: MEMKPKYDPREVEAGRYEEWVKNGYFKPSEDKSKETYTIVIPPPNVTGKLHLGHAWDTTLQDIITRMKRMQGYDTLYLPGMDHAGIATQAKVEAKLNEQGITRYDLGREKFLEQAWDWKEEYASFIRAQWAKLGLGLDYSRERFTLDEGLSKAVKKVFVDLYNKGIIYRGERIINWDPKARTALSDIEVIHEDVQGAFYHFKYPYADGEGYIEIATTRPETMLGDTAIVVNPNDERYKDVIGKTVILPIVGRELPILADEYVDIDFGSGAMKVTPAHDPNDFEIGQRHHLENIIVMDENGKMNDKAGKYEGLDRFDCRKQLVEDLKEQDLVIKIEDHVHSVGHSERSGAVVEPYLSTQWFVRMDGLAKRSLDNQKTDDRIDFYPQRFEHTFNQWMENIRDWTISRQLWWGHQIPAWYHKETGEIYVGEEAPTDIENWQQDEDVLDTWFSSALWPFSTLGWPDLDSEDFKRYYPTNALVTGYDIIFFWVARMIFQGLEFTDRRPFNDVLLHGLVRAEDGRKMSKSLGNGVDPMDVIDEYGADSLRYFLATGSSPGHDLRYSTEKVESVWNFINKIWNGARFSLMNIGEDFKVEDIDLTGNLSLADKWILTRLNETIATVTDLSDKYEFGEVGRALYNFIWDDFCDWYIEMSKIPMNGTDEEQKQVTRSVLSYTLDNIMRMLHPFMPFVTEKIWQSLPHEGETIVKAAWPKVRESLIFEESKQTMQQLVEIIKSVRQSRVEVNTPLSKEIPILIQAKDKEIEQTLSQNKDYLFKFCNPSTLDISTDVEIPEKAMTSVVLAGKVVLPLEGLIDMDKEISRLEKELSKLQSELDRVDKKLSNENFVSKAPEKVINEEKRKKQDYQEKYDGVKARIEQLKA; this comes from the coding sequence ATGGAAATGAAACCAAAATATGATCCACGCGAAGTTGAAGCGGGACGTTATGAAGAATGGGTTAAAAATGGTTATTTTAAACCATCGGAAGATAAATCAAAAGAAACATATACAATTGTTATTCCACCACCAAATGTAACTGGTAAATTACATTTAGGTCACGCTTGGGATACAACTTTACAAGATATTATTACGCGTATGAAACGCATGCAAGGGTACGATACTTTATATTTACCTGGTATGGACCATGCTGGAATTGCGACACAAGCAAAAGTTGAAGCAAAATTAAATGAACAAGGTATTACAAGATATGATCTTGGCCGTGAAAAGTTTTTAGAACAAGCTTGGGATTGGAAAGAAGAGTATGCGTCATTTATCCGTGCTCAATGGGCTAAACTAGGTTTAGGCTTAGATTATAGTAGAGAACGTTTTACTTTAGATGAAGGATTAAGTAAAGCGGTTAAAAAGGTTTTTGTTGATTTATACAATAAAGGTATTATTTATCGTGGTGAGCGTATTATAAACTGGGATCCTAAAGCACGCACTGCGTTATCGGATATTGAAGTCATACATGAAGATGTACAAGGTGCCTTTTATCATTTTAAATATCCTTATGCTGATGGAGAAGGTTATATCGAAATTGCAACTACAAGACCAGAAACAATGTTAGGCGATACGGCTATAGTTGTTAACCCAAATGATGAACGATATAAAGATGTTATTGGCAAAACTGTTATTTTACCAATTGTAGGCCGTGAGTTACCAATATTAGCAGATGAATACGTTGATATTGATTTTGGTTCTGGTGCGATGAAAGTTACTCCTGCACATGACCCTAATGACTTCGAAATTGGTCAAAGACATCATTTAGAAAATATCATCGTTATGGATGAAAATGGTAAAATGAACGACAAGGCTGGTAAATACGAAGGTTTGGACCGTTTTGATTGTCGTAAACAGTTAGTTGAAGATTTAAAAGAACAAGATTTAGTTATCAAAATTGAAGACCATGTTCATTCGGTTGGTCATTCAGAACGTTCAGGCGCAGTAGTTGAACCATATTTATCAACACAATGGTTTGTACGTATGGATGGTTTGGCAAAACGTTCATTAGATAATCAAAAAACAGATGATCGTATAGATTTTTATCCACAACGATTTGAACATACATTTAATCAATGGATGGAAAATATTAGAGACTGGACGATATCAAGACAATTATGGTGGGGTCATCAAATTCCAGCTTGGTATCATAAAGAAACTGGTGAAATCTATGTTGGTGAAGAAGCGCCTACTGATATTGAAAACTGGCAACAAGATGAAGATGTATTAGATACATGGTTCTCAAGTGCGTTATGGCCATTTTCAACATTGGGTTGGCCGGACCTTGATAGTGAAGACTTCAAGCGCTACTATCCAACGAATGCATTAGTTACAGGTTATGATATTATCTTTTTCTGGGTAGCACGTATGATTTTCCAAGGATTAGAATTTACGGATCGTCGCCCATTCAATGACGTATTATTACATGGATTAGTTCGAGCTGAAGATGGACGCAAAATGAGTAAATCTTTAGGTAATGGTGTTGATCCAATGGACGTTATTGATGAATATGGTGCGGATAGTTTAAGATACTTCTTAGCGACAGGTTCATCTCCAGGCCATGATTTAAGATATTCTACTGAAAAAGTTGAATCAGTGTGGAACTTTATCAATAAAATTTGGAATGGCGCACGTTTCAGTTTAATGAATATTGGTGAAGACTTTAAAGTAGAGGATATTGATTTAACTGGCAACTTATCATTAGCAGATAAATGGATTTTGACACGTTTAAATGAAACAATTGCAACAGTTACAGATTTAAGTGACAAATATGAATTTGGCGAAGTTGGAAGAGCATTATACAATTTCATTTGGGACGATTTCTGTGATTGGTATATTGAAATGAGTAAGATTCCGATGAATGGTACAGACGAAGAACAAAAGCAAGTAACTCGTTCTGTATTAAGTTATACTTTAGATAATATTATGAGAATGTTACACCCATTCATGCCATTTGTTACAGAAAAAATCTGGCAAAGTTTACCTCATGAAGGGGAAACTATTGTAAAAGCAGCGTGGCCAAAAGTACGTGAATCATTGATTTTTGAAGAAAGTAAACAAACAATGCAACAACTTGTTGAAATCATTAAATCTGTTAGACAGTCACGTGTAGAAGTGAATACACCATTATCTAAAGAAATACCTATATTAATTCAAGCTAAAGATAAAGAAATTGAACAAACATTATCACAAAATAAAGATTATTTATTCAAATTCTGTAATCCTAGTACTTTAGACATTAGTACGGACGTGGAAATACCTGAAAAGGCTATGACTTCAGTAGTATTAGCAGGTAAAGTAGTATTACCATTAGAAGGTCTTATAGACATGGATAAAGAAATTAGCCGTTTAGAAAAAGAGTTATCAAAACTTCAAAGTGAGTTGGATAGAGTTGATAAAAAATTGTCTAATGAAAACTTTGTAAGTAAAGCGCCTGAAAAAGTTATAAATGAAGAAAAACGTAAAAAACAAGATTATCAAGAAAAATATGACGGTGTGAAAGCGAGAATTGAACAATTAAAAGCATAG
- the mreD gene encoding rod shape-determining protein MreD yields the protein MRTLYYFLIGILLFYIDTAIGLLIPMHIGKFEIIFVPHLTFMYILMMVVYRGFGVSLMLSIFIGLMTDVYYGSIYGVYLFGYILFLALIDRFFKIFYKDHTMLFGIILGSTILLEIYVALIYGMLGFIQFDFIHFVVFRLLPTVLLNFVLLIILYPLIIKFIKKTNNDIDMKRRQW from the coding sequence ATGCGTACTTTGTATTATTTTTTGATAGGGATTTTATTATTTTATATTGATACCGCAATTGGACTACTCATTCCAATGCATATTGGGAAATTTGAAATTATTTTTGTGCCACACTTAACCTTTATGTACATATTAATGATGGTAGTTTATAGAGGCTTTGGCGTATCATTAATGCTGAGTATATTTATTGGTTTAATGACTGATGTATATTACGGAAGCATTTATGGCGTATATTTATTTGGTTATATACTATTTTTAGCTCTAATAGATCGTTTCTTTAAGATTTTTTACAAAGATCACACAATGTTATTCGGAATTATTTTAGGGAGTACAATATTATTAGAGATATATGTTGCATTGATTTATGGCATGCTAGGATTTATCCAATTTGACTTTATACATTTTGTTGTATTTAGATTGCTGCCGACAGTATTGTTAAATTTTGTACTGTTAATAATACTGTATCCATTGATTATAAAGTTCATTAAAAAAACGAACAATGACATTGACATGAAACGTCGTCAATGGTAA
- a CDS encoding prepilin peptidase, producing the protein MVFLLSYSCSCIFSFLYQFISVEETSFEYLHRRSKCDNCHVTLKWYELFPIFSFIMLKGRCQYCRYNTSKSHLIGEILAMLPIIFVLFNLTDVNALLFITTYIFLLIFSLTDIKTLLIDCRLIIVYIVVTFSLSTIFPTAFLIVSISAHIFYFLFKSSIGYGDILLVSIISLFFPLQFTIYLILFTFIIAGLVAIIIMVIKPIKTLPLIPFLTISFLLNAVFYNDIYQLLGGIYY; encoded by the coding sequence TTGGTATTTTTGTTGTCATATAGTTGTAGTTGTATCTTTAGTTTTTTGTATCAATTTATATCTGTTGAAGAAACTTCATTTGAATATTTACATAGACGTTCTAAATGTGATAATTGCCATGTTACATTGAAATGGTATGAACTATTTCCAATTTTTAGTTTCATAATGCTAAAAGGCAGGTGTCAATACTGTCGTTATAATACTTCTAAAAGTCATCTAATAGGAGAAATTTTGGCAATGTTACCTATAATATTCGTTTTATTTAATTTAACGGACGTAAATGCATTGTTATTTATTACAACTTATATTTTTCTACTCATTTTTTCTTTGACTGATATTAAAACTTTACTTATCGACTGTCGTTTAATTATTGTTTACATTGTAGTTACATTTTCGTTATCCACTATTTTTCCCACAGCCTTTTTAATTGTAAGTATTTCTGCTCATATTTTTTACTTTTTATTTAAATCATCTATTGGTTATGGTGATATTCTTCTTGTAAGCATAATTTCCTTATTTTTCCCTCTACAATTTACTATATACCTTATTTTATTTACATTTATCATCGCAGGACTTGTTGCGATAATCATAATGGTAATTAAGCCTATTAAGACATTACCTCTAATACCTTTTTTAACTATCTCATTTCTATTAAATGCTGTTTTTTATAATGACATCTATCAATTATTAGGAGGAATATATTATTGA